The proteins below are encoded in one region of Alosa sapidissima isolate fAloSap1 chromosome 24, fAloSap1.pri, whole genome shotgun sequence:
- the LOC121700100 gene encoding E3 SUMO-protein ligase ZBED1-like isoform X4 codes for MPDRVARPRRTNRDMRSRDLTSHTRNHRRRGRSQPPRKNTRAGTRQEHPPPHIPSLFDTLFFAEGAPSQSRGRKRCRRRSGKLNSKSRKLHLAELQPVTVPQQVSQDEHLKHHLLKMLVTDLLPFSKVKDVGFRAYCRALNPTFDPPSSALWVRTELQSVYEHIKAEVRNMLQSVPEVALTAEMWTHTLEGVYLTVSCHFIDRYWKRRNCLLETVALDSERDASRVAEQLLKTSSDWGIADKVKVVVSNMICKGSMTESCEAQGWAHVRCFVCNLDIVFREALAKLDEPSWRVPQLLRKCRAIVHFFQQERDAQRQLRANQEKLNLSPLRLVQAAAKDTWLDVGTMLQRLSEQRAAINLVLLQHVKEDLWLNDRDMEKIDAVLAALQPLRDTAKEMVSDGYESLSNIIPLVDNLQKSMARLSEDGNQVAKALADVCMRRFGHAGDNRWMALSTAMDPRFKNIMLFSSRAQTIEQKLQAELKALCPSKDASPLGFGTDEVDAILKEYKSTNTMVRDQNPLDFWRLPRGFKKLSHVAQKYLTVVSTAVPLQRAFNPEISKRVHHSRCHLEPENVNLMMFLNGHWSIESSNSPESD; via the exons ATGCCAGACCGTGTAGCCAGGCCGAGAAGAACAAACAGAGACATGAGGTCCAGAGATCTGACCTCACACACTCGCAACCAtcggaggagagggagaagtcaACCGCCCCGTAAGAACACACGTGCAGGAACCAGACAAGAACATCCTCCTCCACACATTCCGTCCTTGTTTGACACCTTGTTTTTCGCTGAAGGAGCCCCCAGTCAATCCCGAG GCAGGAAGcgatgcaggaggaggagtgggaaaCTGAACAGCAAGAGCAGAAAACTACACTTGGCTGAGTTACAACCCGTCACCGTACCTCAACAAGTCTCTCAAG ATGAGCATCTGAAGCACCACCTTTTGAAAATGCTGGTAACTGACCTGCTGCCCTTTAGCAAGGTGAAAGACGTGGGCTTTCGAGCCTACTGCCGGGCCCTCAACCCGACCTTTGACCCGCCTTCCTCCGCCCTGTGGGTGCGCACAGAGCTCCAGAGCGTGTACGAGCACATCAAGGCTGAGGTGCGTAACATGCTGCAGTCGGTCCCAGAGGTGGCTCTGACCGCTGAGATGTGGACGCACACCTTGGAGGGCGTCTACTTGACGGTCAGCTGCCACTTCATCGATCGCTACTGGAAGCGCCGGAACTGCCTGCTGGAGACGGTGGCGCTAGACTCGGAAAGGGATGCGTCCCGCGTAGCCGAGCAGCTTCTGAAGACGTCCAGCGACTGGGGCATCGCCGACAAGGTCAAGGTGGTCGTGTCCAACATGATTTGCAAAGGCAGCATGACGGAAAGTTGCGAGGCCCAGGGCTGGGCGCACGTCCGCTGCTTTGTGTGCAATCTGGACATCGTGTTCCGTGAGGCGCTCGCCAAGCTTGACGAGCCGTCGTGGCGCGTGCCACAGCTCCTGCGCAAGTGTCGTGCCATCGTGCACTTCTTCCAGCAGGAGCGCGATGCCCAGCGGCAGCTCCGTGCCAACCAGGAGAAGCTGAATCTCAGCCCATTGCGGCTCGTCCAGGCCGCCGCGAAGGACACATGGCTGGACGTGGGTACCATGCTCCAGCGGTTGTCCGAGCAGCGAGCTGCCATCAACCTGGTGCTCTTGCAGCATGTCAAGGAGGACCTCTGGCTGAATGATCGCGATATGGAAAAAATCGATGCTGTACTAGCCGCTCTGCAGCCCCTCAGGGACACAGCAAAGGAGATGGTGAGCGACGGGTACGAGTCACTCTCCAACATCATCCCGCTCGTCGACAACCTGCAGAAGTCGATGGCCCGGCTGTCCGAGGATGGCAATCAGGTGGCCAAGGCGCTGGCAGACGTCTGCATGAGGCGCTTCGGCCACGCGGGGGACAACCGCTGGATGGCCTTGAGCACTGCGATGGACCCGCGCTTCAAGAACATCATGCTCTTCAGCAGCAGGGCGCAGACGATCGAACAGAAACTCCAAGCGGAGCTGAAAGCGCTGTGCCCGAGTAAAGACGCCAGTCCATTGGGTTTTGGGACAGACGAAGTGGACGCGATACTGAAGGAGTACAAGAGCACCAACACGATGGTCAGAGATCAGAACCCGCTTGACTTTTGGAGACTGCCCAGGGGGTTTAAGAAGCTAAGCCACGTCGCGCAAAAATATCTTACAGTCGTGTCGACGGCCGTCCCTCTACAGAGGGCCTTCAACCCAGAAATTTCCAAAAGGGTGCACCACAGCAGGTGTCACCTGGAGCCTGAGAATGTGAACTTGATGATGTTCCTAAATGGACACTGGTCCATCGAGAGCAGTAACTCACCAGAGTCAGATTAA
- the LOC121700100 gene encoding E3 SUMO-protein ligase ZBED1-like isoform X2 — translation MPDRVARPRRTNRDMRSRDLTSHTRNHRRRGRSQPPRKNTRAGTRQEHPPPHIPSLFDTLFFAEGAPSQSRGRKRCRRRSGKLNSKSRKLHLAELQPVTVPQQVSQVVFISGDEHLKHHLLKMLVTDLLPFSKVKDVGFRAYCRALNPTFDPPSSALWVRTELQSVYEHIKAEVRNMLQSVPEVALTAEMWTHTLEGVYLTVSCHFIDRYWKRRNCLLETVALDSERDASRVAEQLLKTSSDWGIADKVKVVVSNMICKGSMTESCEAQGWAHVRCFVCNLDIVFREALAKLDEPSWRVPQLLRKCRAIVHFFQQERDAQRQLRANQEKLNLSPLRLVQAAAKDTWLDVGTMLQRLSEQRAAINLVLLQHVKEDLWLNDRDMEKIDAVLAALQPLRDTAKEMVSDGYESLSNIIPLVDNLQKSMARLSEDGNQVAKALADVCMRRFGHAGDNRWMALSTAMDPRFKNIMLFSSRAQTIEQKLQAELKALCPSKDASPLGFGTDEVDAILKEYKSTNTMVRDQNPLDFWRLPRGFKKLSHVAQKYLTVVSTAVPLQRAFNPEISKRVHHSRCHLEPENVNLMMFLNGHWSIESSNSPESD, via the exons ATGCCAGACCGTGTAGCCAGGCCGAGAAGAACAAACAGAGACATGAGGTCCAGAGATCTGACCTCACACACTCGCAACCAtcggaggagagggagaagtcaACCGCCCCGTAAGAACACACGTGCAGGAACCAGACAAGAACATCCTCCTCCACACATTCCGTCCTTGTTTGACACCTTGTTTTTCGCTGAAGGAGCCCCCAGTCAATCCCGAG GCAGGAAGcgatgcaggaggaggagtgggaaaCTGAACAGCAAGAGCAGAAAACTACACTTGGCTGAGTTACAACCCGTCACCGTACCTCAACAAGTCTCTCAAG TGGTATTCATTTCAGGAGATGAGCATCTGAAGCACCACCTTTTGAAAATGCTGGTAACTGACCTGCTGCCCTTTAGCAAGGTGAAAGACGTGGGCTTTCGAGCCTACTGCCGGGCCCTCAACCCGACCTTTGACCCGCCTTCCTCCGCCCTGTGGGTGCGCACAGAGCTCCAGAGCGTGTACGAGCACATCAAGGCTGAGGTGCGTAACATGCTGCAGTCGGTCCCAGAGGTGGCTCTGACCGCTGAGATGTGGACGCACACCTTGGAGGGCGTCTACTTGACGGTCAGCTGCCACTTCATCGATCGCTACTGGAAGCGCCGGAACTGCCTGCTGGAGACGGTGGCGCTAGACTCGGAAAGGGATGCGTCCCGCGTAGCCGAGCAGCTTCTGAAGACGTCCAGCGACTGGGGCATCGCCGACAAGGTCAAGGTGGTCGTGTCCAACATGATTTGCAAAGGCAGCATGACGGAAAGTTGCGAGGCCCAGGGCTGGGCGCACGTCCGCTGCTTTGTGTGCAATCTGGACATCGTGTTCCGTGAGGCGCTCGCCAAGCTTGACGAGCCGTCGTGGCGCGTGCCACAGCTCCTGCGCAAGTGTCGTGCCATCGTGCACTTCTTCCAGCAGGAGCGCGATGCCCAGCGGCAGCTCCGTGCCAACCAGGAGAAGCTGAATCTCAGCCCATTGCGGCTCGTCCAGGCCGCCGCGAAGGACACATGGCTGGACGTGGGTACCATGCTCCAGCGGTTGTCCGAGCAGCGAGCTGCCATCAACCTGGTGCTCTTGCAGCATGTCAAGGAGGACCTCTGGCTGAATGATCGCGATATGGAAAAAATCGATGCTGTACTAGCCGCTCTGCAGCCCCTCAGGGACACAGCAAAGGAGATGGTGAGCGACGGGTACGAGTCACTCTCCAACATCATCCCGCTCGTCGACAACCTGCAGAAGTCGATGGCCCGGCTGTCCGAGGATGGCAATCAGGTGGCCAAGGCGCTGGCAGACGTCTGCATGAGGCGCTTCGGCCACGCGGGGGACAACCGCTGGATGGCCTTGAGCACTGCGATGGACCCGCGCTTCAAGAACATCATGCTCTTCAGCAGCAGGGCGCAGACGATCGAACAGAAACTCCAAGCGGAGCTGAAAGCGCTGTGCCCGAGTAAAGACGCCAGTCCATTGGGTTTTGGGACAGACGAAGTGGACGCGATACTGAAGGAGTACAAGAGCACCAACACGATGGTCAGAGATCAGAACCCGCTTGACTTTTGGAGACTGCCCAGGGGGTTTAAGAAGCTAAGCCACGTCGCGCAAAAATATCTTACAGTCGTGTCGACGGCCGTCCCTCTACAGAGGGCCTTCAACCCAGAAATTTCCAAAAGGGTGCACCACAGCAGGTGTCACCTGGAGCCTGAGAATGTGAACTTGATGATGTTCCTAAATGGACACTGGTCCATCGAGAGCAGTAACTCACCAGAGTCAGATTAA
- the LOC121700100 gene encoding E3 SUMO-protein ligase ZBED1-like isoform X7, which translates to MASSRKRCRRRSGKLNSKSRKLHLAELQPVTVPQQVSQVVFISGDEHLKHHLLKMLVTDLLPFSKVKDVGFRAYCRALNPTFDPPSSALWVRTELQSVYEHIKAEVRNMLQSVPEVALTAEMWTHTLEGVYLTVSCHFIDRYWKRRNCLLETVALDSERDASRVAEQLLKTSSDWGIADKVKVVVSNMICKGSMTESCEAQGWAHVRCFVCNLDIVFREALAKLDEPSWRVPQLLRKCRAIVHFFQQERDAQRQLRANQEKLNLSPLRLVQAAAKDTWLDVGTMLQRLSEQRAAINLVLLQHVKEDLWLNDRDMEKIDAVLAALQPLRDTAKEMVSDGYESLSNIIPLVDNLQKSMARLSEDGNQVAKALADVCMRRFGHAGDNRWMALSTAMDPRFKNIMLFSSRAQTIEQKLQAELKALCPSKDASPLGFGTDEVDAILKEYKSTNTMVRDQNPLDFWRLPRGFKKLSHVAQKYLTVVSTAVPLQRAFNPEISKRVHHSRCHLEPENVNLMMFLNGHWSIESSNSPESD; encoded by the exons ATGGCATCCA GCAGGAAGcgatgcaggaggaggagtgggaaaCTGAACAGCAAGAGCAGAAAACTACACTTGGCTGAGTTACAACCCGTCACCGTACCTCAACAAGTCTCTCAAG TGGTATTCATTTCAGGAGATGAGCATCTGAAGCACCACCTTTTGAAAATGCTGGTAACTGACCTGCTGCCCTTTAGCAAGGTGAAAGACGTGGGCTTTCGAGCCTACTGCCGGGCCCTCAACCCGACCTTTGACCCGCCTTCCTCCGCCCTGTGGGTGCGCACAGAGCTCCAGAGCGTGTACGAGCACATCAAGGCTGAGGTGCGTAACATGCTGCAGTCGGTCCCAGAGGTGGCTCTGACCGCTGAGATGTGGACGCACACCTTGGAGGGCGTCTACTTGACGGTCAGCTGCCACTTCATCGATCGCTACTGGAAGCGCCGGAACTGCCTGCTGGAGACGGTGGCGCTAGACTCGGAAAGGGATGCGTCCCGCGTAGCCGAGCAGCTTCTGAAGACGTCCAGCGACTGGGGCATCGCCGACAAGGTCAAGGTGGTCGTGTCCAACATGATTTGCAAAGGCAGCATGACGGAAAGTTGCGAGGCCCAGGGCTGGGCGCACGTCCGCTGCTTTGTGTGCAATCTGGACATCGTGTTCCGTGAGGCGCTCGCCAAGCTTGACGAGCCGTCGTGGCGCGTGCCACAGCTCCTGCGCAAGTGTCGTGCCATCGTGCACTTCTTCCAGCAGGAGCGCGATGCCCAGCGGCAGCTCCGTGCCAACCAGGAGAAGCTGAATCTCAGCCCATTGCGGCTCGTCCAGGCCGCCGCGAAGGACACATGGCTGGACGTGGGTACCATGCTCCAGCGGTTGTCCGAGCAGCGAGCTGCCATCAACCTGGTGCTCTTGCAGCATGTCAAGGAGGACCTCTGGCTGAATGATCGCGATATGGAAAAAATCGATGCTGTACTAGCCGCTCTGCAGCCCCTCAGGGACACAGCAAAGGAGATGGTGAGCGACGGGTACGAGTCACTCTCCAACATCATCCCGCTCGTCGACAACCTGCAGAAGTCGATGGCCCGGCTGTCCGAGGATGGCAATCAGGTGGCCAAGGCGCTGGCAGACGTCTGCATGAGGCGCTTCGGCCACGCGGGGGACAACCGCTGGATGGCCTTGAGCACTGCGATGGACCCGCGCTTCAAGAACATCATGCTCTTCAGCAGCAGGGCGCAGACGATCGAACAGAAACTCCAAGCGGAGCTGAAAGCGCTGTGCCCGAGTAAAGACGCCAGTCCATTGGGTTTTGGGACAGACGAAGTGGACGCGATACTGAAGGAGTACAAGAGCACCAACACGATGGTCAGAGATCAGAACCCGCTTGACTTTTGGAGACTGCCCAGGGGGTTTAAGAAGCTAAGCCACGTCGCGCAAAAATATCTTACAGTCGTGTCGACGGCCGTCCCTCTACAGAGGGCCTTCAACCCAGAAATTTCCAAAAGGGTGCACCACAGCAGGTGTCACCTGGAGCCTGAGAATGTGAACTTGATGATGTTCCTAAATGGACACTGGTCCATCGAGAGCAGTAACTCACCAGAGTCAGATTAA
- the LOC121700100 gene encoding E3 SUMO-protein ligase ZBED1-like isoform X3: MPDRVARPRRTNRDMRSRDLTSHTRNHRRRGRSQPPRKNTRAGTRQEHPPPHIPSLFDTLFFAEGAPSQSRGRKRCRRRSGKLNSKSRKLHLAELQPVTVPQQVSQGDEHLKHHLLKMLVTDLLPFSKVKDVGFRAYCRALNPTFDPPSSALWVRTELQSVYEHIKAEVRNMLQSVPEVALTAEMWTHTLEGVYLTVSCHFIDRYWKRRNCLLETVALDSERDASRVAEQLLKTSSDWGIADKVKVVVSNMICKGSMTESCEAQGWAHVRCFVCNLDIVFREALAKLDEPSWRVPQLLRKCRAIVHFFQQERDAQRQLRANQEKLNLSPLRLVQAAAKDTWLDVGTMLQRLSEQRAAINLVLLQHVKEDLWLNDRDMEKIDAVLAALQPLRDTAKEMVSDGYESLSNIIPLVDNLQKSMARLSEDGNQVAKALADVCMRRFGHAGDNRWMALSTAMDPRFKNIMLFSSRAQTIEQKLQAELKALCPSKDASPLGFGTDEVDAILKEYKSTNTMVRDQNPLDFWRLPRGFKKLSHVAQKYLTVVSTAVPLQRAFNPEISKRVHHSRCHLEPENVNLMMFLNGHWSIESSNSPESD, from the exons ATGCCAGACCGTGTAGCCAGGCCGAGAAGAACAAACAGAGACATGAGGTCCAGAGATCTGACCTCACACACTCGCAACCAtcggaggagagggagaagtcaACCGCCCCGTAAGAACACACGTGCAGGAACCAGACAAGAACATCCTCCTCCACACATTCCGTCCTTGTTTGACACCTTGTTTTTCGCTGAAGGAGCCCCCAGTCAATCCCGAG GCAGGAAGcgatgcaggaggaggagtgggaaaCTGAACAGCAAGAGCAGAAAACTACACTTGGCTGAGTTACAACCCGTCACCGTACCTCAACAAGTCTCTCAAG GAGATGAGCATCTGAAGCACCACCTTTTGAAAATGCTGGTAACTGACCTGCTGCCCTTTAGCAAGGTGAAAGACGTGGGCTTTCGAGCCTACTGCCGGGCCCTCAACCCGACCTTTGACCCGCCTTCCTCCGCCCTGTGGGTGCGCACAGAGCTCCAGAGCGTGTACGAGCACATCAAGGCTGAGGTGCGTAACATGCTGCAGTCGGTCCCAGAGGTGGCTCTGACCGCTGAGATGTGGACGCACACCTTGGAGGGCGTCTACTTGACGGTCAGCTGCCACTTCATCGATCGCTACTGGAAGCGCCGGAACTGCCTGCTGGAGACGGTGGCGCTAGACTCGGAAAGGGATGCGTCCCGCGTAGCCGAGCAGCTTCTGAAGACGTCCAGCGACTGGGGCATCGCCGACAAGGTCAAGGTGGTCGTGTCCAACATGATTTGCAAAGGCAGCATGACGGAAAGTTGCGAGGCCCAGGGCTGGGCGCACGTCCGCTGCTTTGTGTGCAATCTGGACATCGTGTTCCGTGAGGCGCTCGCCAAGCTTGACGAGCCGTCGTGGCGCGTGCCACAGCTCCTGCGCAAGTGTCGTGCCATCGTGCACTTCTTCCAGCAGGAGCGCGATGCCCAGCGGCAGCTCCGTGCCAACCAGGAGAAGCTGAATCTCAGCCCATTGCGGCTCGTCCAGGCCGCCGCGAAGGACACATGGCTGGACGTGGGTACCATGCTCCAGCGGTTGTCCGAGCAGCGAGCTGCCATCAACCTGGTGCTCTTGCAGCATGTCAAGGAGGACCTCTGGCTGAATGATCGCGATATGGAAAAAATCGATGCTGTACTAGCCGCTCTGCAGCCCCTCAGGGACACAGCAAAGGAGATGGTGAGCGACGGGTACGAGTCACTCTCCAACATCATCCCGCTCGTCGACAACCTGCAGAAGTCGATGGCCCGGCTGTCCGAGGATGGCAATCAGGTGGCCAAGGCGCTGGCAGACGTCTGCATGAGGCGCTTCGGCCACGCGGGGGACAACCGCTGGATGGCCTTGAGCACTGCGATGGACCCGCGCTTCAAGAACATCATGCTCTTCAGCAGCAGGGCGCAGACGATCGAACAGAAACTCCAAGCGGAGCTGAAAGCGCTGTGCCCGAGTAAAGACGCCAGTCCATTGGGTTTTGGGACAGACGAAGTGGACGCGATACTGAAGGAGTACAAGAGCACCAACACGATGGTCAGAGATCAGAACCCGCTTGACTTTTGGAGACTGCCCAGGGGGTTTAAGAAGCTAAGCCACGTCGCGCAAAAATATCTTACAGTCGTGTCGACGGCCGTCCCTCTACAGAGGGCCTTCAACCCAGAAATTTCCAAAAGGGTGCACCACAGCAGGTGTCACCTGGAGCCTGAGAATGTGAACTTGATGATGTTCCTAAATGGACACTGGTCCATCGAGAGCAGTAACTCACCAGAGTCAGATTAA
- the LOC121700100 gene encoding E3 SUMO-protein ligase ZBED1-like isoform X8: MASSRKRCRRRSGKLNSKSRKLHLAELQPVTVPQQVSQGDEHLKHHLLKMLVTDLLPFSKVKDVGFRAYCRALNPTFDPPSSALWVRTELQSVYEHIKAEVRNMLQSVPEVALTAEMWTHTLEGVYLTVSCHFIDRYWKRRNCLLETVALDSERDASRVAEQLLKTSSDWGIADKVKVVVSNMICKGSMTESCEAQGWAHVRCFVCNLDIVFREALAKLDEPSWRVPQLLRKCRAIVHFFQQERDAQRQLRANQEKLNLSPLRLVQAAAKDTWLDVGTMLQRLSEQRAAINLVLLQHVKEDLWLNDRDMEKIDAVLAALQPLRDTAKEMVSDGYESLSNIIPLVDNLQKSMARLSEDGNQVAKALADVCMRRFGHAGDNRWMALSTAMDPRFKNIMLFSSRAQTIEQKLQAELKALCPSKDASPLGFGTDEVDAILKEYKSTNTMVRDQNPLDFWRLPRGFKKLSHVAQKYLTVVSTAVPLQRAFNPEISKRVHHSRCHLEPENVNLMMFLNGHWSIESSNSPESD; the protein is encoded by the exons ATGGCATCCA GCAGGAAGcgatgcaggaggaggagtgggaaaCTGAACAGCAAGAGCAGAAAACTACACTTGGCTGAGTTACAACCCGTCACCGTACCTCAACAAGTCTCTCAAG GAGATGAGCATCTGAAGCACCACCTTTTGAAAATGCTGGTAACTGACCTGCTGCCCTTTAGCAAGGTGAAAGACGTGGGCTTTCGAGCCTACTGCCGGGCCCTCAACCCGACCTTTGACCCGCCTTCCTCCGCCCTGTGGGTGCGCACAGAGCTCCAGAGCGTGTACGAGCACATCAAGGCTGAGGTGCGTAACATGCTGCAGTCGGTCCCAGAGGTGGCTCTGACCGCTGAGATGTGGACGCACACCTTGGAGGGCGTCTACTTGACGGTCAGCTGCCACTTCATCGATCGCTACTGGAAGCGCCGGAACTGCCTGCTGGAGACGGTGGCGCTAGACTCGGAAAGGGATGCGTCCCGCGTAGCCGAGCAGCTTCTGAAGACGTCCAGCGACTGGGGCATCGCCGACAAGGTCAAGGTGGTCGTGTCCAACATGATTTGCAAAGGCAGCATGACGGAAAGTTGCGAGGCCCAGGGCTGGGCGCACGTCCGCTGCTTTGTGTGCAATCTGGACATCGTGTTCCGTGAGGCGCTCGCCAAGCTTGACGAGCCGTCGTGGCGCGTGCCACAGCTCCTGCGCAAGTGTCGTGCCATCGTGCACTTCTTCCAGCAGGAGCGCGATGCCCAGCGGCAGCTCCGTGCCAACCAGGAGAAGCTGAATCTCAGCCCATTGCGGCTCGTCCAGGCCGCCGCGAAGGACACATGGCTGGACGTGGGTACCATGCTCCAGCGGTTGTCCGAGCAGCGAGCTGCCATCAACCTGGTGCTCTTGCAGCATGTCAAGGAGGACCTCTGGCTGAATGATCGCGATATGGAAAAAATCGATGCTGTACTAGCCGCTCTGCAGCCCCTCAGGGACACAGCAAAGGAGATGGTGAGCGACGGGTACGAGTCACTCTCCAACATCATCCCGCTCGTCGACAACCTGCAGAAGTCGATGGCCCGGCTGTCCGAGGATGGCAATCAGGTGGCCAAGGCGCTGGCAGACGTCTGCATGAGGCGCTTCGGCCACGCGGGGGACAACCGCTGGATGGCCTTGAGCACTGCGATGGACCCGCGCTTCAAGAACATCATGCTCTTCAGCAGCAGGGCGCAGACGATCGAACAGAAACTCCAAGCGGAGCTGAAAGCGCTGTGCCCGAGTAAAGACGCCAGTCCATTGGGTTTTGGGACAGACGAAGTGGACGCGATACTGAAGGAGTACAAGAGCACCAACACGATGGTCAGAGATCAGAACCCGCTTGACTTTTGGAGACTGCCCAGGGGGTTTAAGAAGCTAAGCCACGTCGCGCAAAAATATCTTACAGTCGTGTCGACGGCCGTCCCTCTACAGAGGGCCTTCAACCCAGAAATTTCCAAAAGGGTGCACCACAGCAGGTGTCACCTGGAGCCTGAGAATGTGAACTTGATGATGTTCCTAAATGGACACTGGTCCATCGAGAGCAGTAACTCACCAGAGTCAGATTAA